A genomic window from Sceloporus undulatus isolate JIND9_A2432 ecotype Alabama chromosome 9, SceUnd_v1.1, whole genome shotgun sequence includes:
- the LOC121916126 gene encoding beta-keratin-related protein-like: MSCGIPICGPSCSVPSCAAAPVIPLGSCGGYGGLGGGSAASAASLGILAGAHVSCVNQIPPSEVVIQPTPVVVTIPGPILTSSCEPLAVGGYNPCASGSGYGLGSCGYLGGGICRPGGICRPRRKYSICGSPC; the protein is encoded by the coding sequence ATGTCTTGTGGAATCCCAATCTGTGGACCTTCTTGCAGCGTTCCATCCTGTGCCGCTGCCCCGGTGATACCCCTTGGATCTTGCGGCGGTTACGGTGGCCTGGGTGGTGGTTCGGCGGCATCAGCAGCCAGCCTTGGGATCCTTGCCGGGGCCCATGTTTCTTGTGTCAACCAGATCCCACCCTCCGAAGTGGTGATCCAGCCCACTCCAGTTGTTGTGACCATCCCTGGACCCATCCTCACTTCCAGCTGTGAGCCATTGGCCGTAGGAGGATACAACCCTTGCGCTTCGGGATCTGGTTATGGTCTGGGCTCTTGTGGGTACCTTGGCGGTGGCATTTGCCGCCCAGGTGGCATTTGCCGACCAAGGCGCAAGTATAG